In a single window of the Methanolobus psychrophilus R15 genome:
- a CDS encoding chlorohydrolase family protein has protein sequence MTIEQTVYGTIIYGPEMDIIEGCIVIRDGIIKEVSEEKNNSKNIIAPCFINAHTHIGDSVLKDPKLGECVDYHVKRDLNALVKPPDGLKHQVLNKAPYHELVEAMEHSIQDMIMTGTGTFADFREGGLQGVLALEEAVDGLGIECIKLGRPRTPSVNNDVLHREIEQVLGRAEGIGMSGANDVDLQILKQIRTYTMEEKKKFAIHAGENDKSDIQGALSLEPDMLIHLTKAQEEDLKEIADQDIPVVVCPRSNFITGAGMAPVREMLKAGIRVAVGTDNVMLNSVSMFSEMEILSKVFGLEDRQVFIMCTLMGAAVLGLNTSGSILEKNQAKVMILNGNSHNLAGVRNPISSIVRRGRPDDILSIII, from the coding sequence ATGACCATTGAGCAAACAGTCTACGGAACGATCATCTACGGCCCCGAAATGGATATAATCGAAGGCTGCATCGTTATCAGGGATGGCATCATCAAAGAAGTCTCGGAAGAGAAGAACAACTCAAAGAATATCATTGCACCTTGTTTTATAAATGCGCACACTCACATCGGGGACTCGGTCCTCAAAGATCCTAAACTGGGCGAATGTGTAGACTACCATGTAAAGAGAGACCTGAACGCCCTTGTGAAGCCTCCGGACGGATTGAAGCATCAGGTGCTCAACAAGGCACCTTACCACGAACTTGTGGAGGCTATGGAGCATTCCATCCAGGACATGATCATGACCGGTACAGGGACTTTTGCTGATTTCAGGGAAGGGGGCCTGCAGGGAGTACTTGCACTGGAGGAGGCGGTTGACGGACTTGGCATTGAGTGCATCAAACTGGGGAGGCCAAGAACTCCTTCTGTCAATAACGACGTGCTGCACAGGGAGATAGAGCAGGTCCTCGGGAGAGCTGAAGGCATTGGGATGAGTGGTGCCAATGATGTAGATCTGCAAATCCTTAAGCAGATTAGAACATATACTATGGAAGAAAAGAAAAAATTTGCTATCCATGCAGGTGAGAATGACAAAAGCGATATACAAGGAGCGCTTTCCCTTGAGCCGGATATGCTGATACATCTTACAAAAGCACAGGAAGAAGACCTGAAAGAGATAGCAGATCAGGACATCCCTGTTGTAGTTTGCCCGCGCTCTAATTTCATAACGGGTGCAGGTATGGCACCTGTAAGGGAAATGCTTAAAGCGGGTATCAGGGTGGCTGTGGGGACAGACAATGTCATGCTAAACTCGGTCAGTATGTTCTCGGAAATGGAGATACTATCCAAGGTGTTCGGGCTTGAGGACAGACAAGTATTTATTATGTGTACGCTTATGGGTGCAGCAGTATTGGGGCTTAATACCTCAGGTTCTATCCTGGAAAAGAATCAAGCAAAAGTAATGATCCTCAATGGAAATTCACATAATCTTGCAGGGGTAAGAAATCCTATCAGCAGTATCGTGAGAAGAGGTAGACCTGACGATATTCTATCTATAATCATCTGA
- a CDS encoding pyrroline-5-carboxylate reductase, which yields MSLVGKKIGFIGTGKMGSALIRGICSAGIIPCSGIYASDVFEASLKELRESLHINVTQDNIEVVRNSDIIVLAVKPQILKTVLSSIKDAITPDKMVISIAAGVKLETIESELNEGTRVVRVMPNIAATVAEAASAVAQGKNASAEDADDVLRIFQSVGSAIAVQENLMDAVTGLSGSGPAFIFPVIEAMADGGVYEGLDRNSALILAAQTVLGAAKMMLETNIHPGELKDMVTSPGGTTIRGIYELEESGIRAAFMKAVIASSTRSKELGK from the coding sequence ATGAGTTTGGTTGGTAAAAAAATCGGTTTTATCGGAACCGGAAAGATGGGAAGCGCGCTGATCAGAGGAATATGCAGTGCAGGAATCATTCCCTGCTCAGGCATCTATGCCAGCGACGTCTTTGAGGCTTCATTGAAGGAGCTTCGTGAAAGCCTGCACATCAATGTTACACAGGATAACATTGAGGTTGTAAGGAATTCAGACATAATCGTTCTGGCTGTGAAGCCACAGATATTGAAGACCGTCCTCTCCTCGATAAAGGATGCCATCACCCCGGACAAGATGGTTATATCCATTGCTGCGGGCGTGAAACTGGAAACAATAGAAAGCGAGCTGAATGAAGGGACACGTGTTGTACGTGTCATGCCAAATATAGCTGCAACTGTGGCAGAAGCAGCCTCTGCGGTAGCACAGGGGAAGAATGCCTCTGCAGAAGATGCGGACGATGTCCTCAGGATATTCCAGTCCGTAGGCAGCGCGATAGCCGTTCAGGAAAACCTTATGGATGCTGTCACCGGGCTTTCCGGAAGCGGGCCTGCATTCATATTCCCGGTAATAGAAGCCATGGCTGACGGCGGGGTCTATGAAGGGCTTGATCGCAATAGTGCGCTGATACTGGCCGCACAGACAGTACTTGGTGCTGCAAAGATGATGCTTGAGACCAATATCCATCCAGGAGAACTCAAGGACATGGTCACATCTCCCGGAGGAACTACGATAAGAGGCATATACGAGCTGGAAGAGAGCGGCATAAGGGCTGCATTCATGAAGGCAGTCATTGCATCCTCCACCAGGTCAAAGGAGCTTGGCAAATAA
- a CDS encoding transcriptional regulator, XRE family — MQCEICGADINGPSSKITIDGSELTVCPRCSQYGKNVEKRAPVSRKVSPVAPVTQRRSTRPAGKRLDAMSDELIDDYDRIIREAREKKQLSHEELATRIKEKAALIKKLERGEIVPEEGVRKKLERELDIRLTERSGEDDWSGERLNKGTTLGDIVTIKKK; from the coding sequence ATGCAATGTGAAATATGCGGCGCTGATATTAACGGGCCTTCTTCCAAGATCACTATAGATGGTAGTGAACTCACTGTGTGCCCAAGATGTTCCCAGTATGGGAAGAACGTGGAAAAACGTGCACCCGTTTCCAGAAAGGTTTCACCTGTTGCACCTGTCACACAAAGGAGGAGCACCAGGCCTGCAGGAAAGCGCCTGGATGCCATGAGTGATGAACTTATTGATGACTATGACCGCATCATCAGGGAAGCCAGGGAAAAAAAGCAGTTAAGCCATGAAGAGCTCGCCACCAGAATAAAAGAAAAAGCGGCATTGATAAAGAAACTTGAGCGTGGGGAGATAGTCCCGGAAGAAGGTGTGCGCAAGAAGCTTGAGAGAGAACTTGACATCAGGCTTACGGAAAGGAGCGGTGAGGATGACTGGAGCGGAGAACGCCTCAACAAAGGCACCACGCTTGGAGACATCGTCACGATAAAAAAGAAGTAG
- a CDS encoding Proteasome-activating nucleotidase, whose product MSETSDSDVNHERYDFTNVNKAEYGYFGAESEEDFSKYLLDRMRQLESRNNLLKEQCDQIESEKRFVESQKLKYEREVRRLQAEIDRLKTVPLVVATIMDIISNDKVLVRSSTGPQFMVNVSQYIDDKDLVPGVKVALNQQTLAIVEVIPSTEDPAVSAMEVVDSQDVNYDNIGGLEEQIQELIESVELPLTKPESFKRIGISPPKGVLLYGDPGTGKTLLAKAVAHRTEATFIRVVGSELIQKYIGDGAKLVRDMFEMARKKSPSIIFIDELDAIASRRLNDTNGADREVQRTLMQLLAEMDGFDNRGDVRIIAATNRLDVLDPAILRPGRFDRIVHVPMPDEEARTNILKIHSRFMNLGDDIDFSKLSRMTEGMSGADLNAITMEAGMLAVRFDKGYVGMDEFLESVKKVVSKIEAKPEDLPVGMFG is encoded by the coding sequence ATGAGCGAGACCAGCGACAGTGATGTAAATCACGAAAGATATGACTTTACCAATGTAAACAAAGCAGAATACGGCTACTTTGGCGCAGAAAGTGAAGAGGACTTCTCGAAATACCTGCTAGACCGTATGAGGCAACTGGAGTCGCGAAACAATCTCCTGAAGGAGCAATGTGACCAGATAGAGTCAGAAAAGCGTTTTGTGGAAAGCCAGAAACTTAAATACGAACGGGAAGTCAGAAGACTTCAGGCTGAGATAGACCGCTTGAAAACCGTTCCTCTTGTAGTTGCAACCATAATGGATATAATCAGCAACGATAAGGTCCTTGTGAGAAGCTCGACAGGCCCTCAGTTCATGGTGAACGTATCCCAGTATATCGATGACAAAGACCTTGTTCCGGGAGTAAAGGTGGCTCTGAACCAGCAGACGCTTGCAATAGTAGAAGTCATCCCTTCAACCGAGGATCCCGCAGTTTCCGCAATGGAAGTCGTGGATTCGCAGGATGTTAACTATGATAACATCGGAGGTCTTGAAGAGCAGATACAGGAACTTATCGAGTCTGTGGAACTGCCGCTTACAAAACCCGAGTCTTTCAAGCGTATTGGCATCTCTCCGCCCAAAGGAGTGCTGCTGTATGGTGATCCGGGTACGGGTAAAACCCTGCTTGCAAAAGCAGTTGCGCACAGGACTGAAGCTACATTCATAAGGGTCGTGGGTTCCGAACTTATCCAGAAATATATCGGTGACGGTGCAAAACTTGTCCGCGATATGTTCGAGATGGCGAGGAAGAAATCCCCAAGTATCATCTTCATAGATGAGCTGGATGCTATCGCATCAAGGCGTCTCAATGATACAAACGGGGCTGACCGCGAAGTACAACGGACCCTTATGCAACTGCTCGCAGAAATGGACGGTTTTGACAATCGGGGTGATGTACGTATCATTGCAGCCACTAACAGGCTGGATGTGCTGGACCCTGCTATCCTGAGGCCCGGAAGATTTGACAGGATAGTGCACGTGCCGATGCCGGATGAGGAAGCCAGAACGAATATCCTCAAAATACATTCCCGCTTCATGAATCTAGGTGATGATATCGATTTCAGCAAATTGTCACGCATGACCGAAGGTATGAGTGGTGCAGACCTTAATGCAATAACCATGGAGGCAGGAATGCTTGCAGTGAGGTTTGACAAGGGATATGTCGGCATGGACGAGTTCCTCGAATCTGTCAAAAAAGTAGTATCAAAAATAGAAGCCAAGCCGGAAGACCTGCCAGTAGGGATGTTCGGGTAA
- a CDS encoding phosphoglucosamine mutase, with product MAFFGTNGVRGIANEYIDPQLVMDVARSLGTYMGSKGTVAIGRDTRASGEMLKSAAIAGALSTGLTVVDIGVVPTPSIQYYVRDHADAGIVITASHNPREYNGIKLIAKDGTELSREGEAEIEKIYFSKEFATASWENTGSLRTCLHANENYIKGIVKSVDCEKIRKKRFKVVVDTGCGAGSVTLPFLLRELGCEVLALNAQVDGTFPWRNPEPTPDALTEIIDLVKRTGSVMGVAQDGDADRAVFIDEEGNFIPEDVLLAMMAKYVLERKKGPIVTPVSSSSRMQDIAREAGVELVWTEVGSIHVARKMMEINAVFGGEGNGGLIFPEHQYCRDGGMACAKFLEIIANGQKLSELSASVPVYYNSKTKIRCENLDLTMQKVKQNIIIWNKEADTIDGAKVWHEDGWILIRPSGTEPIIRIFAEARSKLRADELMGEGVLLVEKCK from the coding sequence ATGGCTTTTTTTGGAACTAACGGAGTAAGGGGAATCGCAAACGAGTACATAGATCCTCAGCTTGTGATGGATGTTGCCAGAAGTCTTGGCACATATATGGGGTCAAAGGGAACAGTGGCAATCGGCAGGGATACAAGAGCTTCGGGAGAGATGCTCAAGTCAGCAGCAATTGCCGGTGCCCTTTCAACAGGACTTACAGTGGTAGATATAGGAGTGGTCCCAACACCTTCCATCCAGTATTATGTGCGGGATCATGCTGATGCAGGCATAGTAATAACGGCATCACATAACCCCCGTGAGTACAATGGCATAAAATTGATAGCAAAAGATGGCACTGAGCTCTCACGGGAAGGAGAAGCTGAAATAGAGAAAATATACTTCTCTAAGGAATTTGCCACAGCCAGCTGGGAAAATACCGGAAGCCTTAGAACATGCCTGCATGCAAATGAGAATTATATAAAAGGAATCGTAAAATCCGTTGACTGTGAGAAGATAAGGAAGAAGAGATTCAAAGTGGTTGTGGATACCGGCTGTGGAGCGGGCTCGGTCACTCTCCCATTCCTTCTGCGGGAGCTCGGGTGCGAGGTCCTGGCCCTGAACGCACAGGTGGACGGTACGTTCCCCTGGAGAAACCCGGAACCTACCCCTGATGCACTTACGGAGATAATAGACCTTGTTAAAAGGACAGGCTCCGTTATGGGAGTGGCACAGGACGGGGATGCGGACCGGGCAGTATTCATCGATGAAGAAGGCAATTTCATCCCTGAAGATGTACTGCTTGCCATGATGGCAAAGTATGTGCTTGAGAGGAAAAAAGGCCCCATTGTCACGCCTGTAAGCTCTTCCTCCAGAATGCAGGATATCGCCCGGGAAGCAGGTGTTGAACTTGTGTGGACAGAGGTAGGGTCGATACATGTGGCAAGGAAGATGATGGAGATCAATGCTGTTTTCGGCGGAGAGGGTAATGGAGGCCTTATCTTCCCAGAACACCAGTATTGCCGCGATGGGGGCATGGCCTGCGCCAAATTCCTTGAGATCATTGCTAACGGGCAAAAGTTGTCCGAGCTTTCTGCAAGTGTTCCTGTATACTACAACTCAAAAACAAAGATAAGGTGTGAGAATCTTGACCTGACGATGCAGAAGGTCAAGCAGAATATAATCATATGGAATAAAGAAGCCGACACTATCGACGGGGCCAAGGTATGGCATGAAGATGGGTGGATACTTATCAGGCCTTCGGGCACTGAGCCCATCATACGTATCTTCGCCGAAGCGAGGTCTAAACTGAGAGCAGACGAACTTATGGGAGAAGGAGTCCTGCTGGTAGAAAAGTGTAAATAA
- a CDS encoding amino-acid acetyltransferase, translating into MNSDLNADIRIRDALPEDISSIQVLMSTYFLDIEGVLVEDFVVAQSGEKIVGAGAIVNGRFPEVHSIAVHPNYRGKGIGSSVIRYLLLRLKSRNDTGICVYTRTTSPLFFEKVGFIELDPVTKAELWEDCSSCDRLSTCRQSVMCLKQGQR; encoded by the coding sequence TTGAACTCCGACTTGAACGCTGATATCCGGATACGTGACGCTTTACCGGAAGATATCAGCTCTATTCAGGTTTTGATGTCTACTTATTTCCTTGATATTGAGGGAGTGCTCGTGGAAGATTTCGTTGTTGCGCAGAGCGGTGAAAAAATAGTGGGTGCAGGAGCTATTGTGAACGGCCGTTTTCCTGAGGTCCACTCCATAGCTGTGCATCCGAACTACCGCGGAAAGGGAATTGGTTCGTCCGTGATACGTTATCTCCTGTTGAGACTGAAAAGCAGGAACGATACTGGTATTTGTGTCTACACAAGGACAACCTCACCTCTGTTCTTTGAAAAAGTGGGATTCATCGAACTTGATCCTGTCACAAAAGCAGAATTATGGGAAGACTGTTCCTCATGCGACAGGTTAAGTACGTGCAGGCAGTCTGTCATGTGCCTTAAACAAGGACAAAGGTGA
- a CDS encoding beta-Ig-H3/fasciclin, translating into MKMNDSRLRIALITAVMVFLSIGITSAACYLNDVQEDEYEGQLNLSLDVSTSAPYTAEMMLTDETQALQPDAVVETILLNIPADQIESATDAEGNEWEVNEVSEEAENLGTFNTSIEPGDDAEIDPTTTITINLVDTWDQSFPSNDAGYLIATEINNIGETADDSAWVTLGFCEAPAPIEGVPEEAPVDDEAPVDEEAPVDDEAPVDEEAPVDDEAPVDEEAPVDEEAPEEADCYMNIVQEDKSEYEGQLNASVMIDNESNTAEIELTNDTLETFQDAQISKIQVNAPVDLIQNVTDAEGNELEFTEIEINETNEMPFGEFLIVITAMMSDEVEHDFGDFQTEITVSEAGNATGPITITYTDEWDGTIPVNEQGYAIAALIENIGDAGDDNAWITCEAEGITTCYLNVVQPEKSQYEGQLNATMLVNNRTSPYFANIELTDNTTEAFPNASISSVMINVPADQISHVSDENGNWTEITDNETGQTMFVKEEDMNQTEDMNQTGETGITSIVIHFEDTWDGVLPPNNEGYVIAVDIQNIGEMSDDNAWITLGFCEASEATEEMNIVETATEAGSFTTLVMALEEANLTETLSGEGPFTVFAPTDEAFEALPEGTLDELLQDEEALTAVLTYHVVSGEYTASDIADMESLPTVQGEDINVTVEDENVMVNDANVTTTDIETSNGIIHVIDSVMLPPSMFEGTNETETEDMEAVEETEDMDETEDNETEENTITEVITT; encoded by the coding sequence ATGAAAATGAATGATTCGAGGTTAAGAATAGCGTTAATAACTGCTGTTATGGTATTCCTGTCAATCGGGATTACCAGTGCGGCATGCTATCTAAATGATGTCCAGGAAGACGAGTACGAGGGACAATTAAATCTAAGTTTGGATGTATCAACATCAGCCCCATATACAGCTGAGATGATGCTGACAGATGAAACCCAGGCCCTTCAACCTGATGCAGTAGTTGAAACCATACTGCTCAATATTCCTGCCGATCAGATAGAAAGTGCAACTGATGCAGAGGGGAACGAATGGGAAGTAAATGAGGTTAGCGAAGAAGCAGAAAACCTTGGAACTTTCAATACCAGCATTGAACCAGGCGACGATGCAGAAATTGATCCTACAACTACAATCACTATAAATCTGGTCGATACCTGGGATCAGTCATTCCCAAGTAATGATGCAGGATATCTCATAGCAACTGAGATCAACAACATCGGAGAAACTGCCGATGACAGTGCATGGGTAACCCTTGGTTTCTGTGAAGCACCAGCACCTATCGAAGGTGTGCCTGAAGAAGCTCCAGTGGATGATGAAGCACCGGTAGACGAAGAAGCACCAGTGGATGATGAAGCACCGGTAGATGAAGAAGCACCAGTGGATGATGAAGCTCCGGTAGACGAAGAAGCACCAGTAGATGAAGAGGCGCCAGAAGAAGCTGACTGCTATATGAACATTGTTCAGGAAGACAAGAGTGAATATGAAGGACAGCTCAATGCAAGTGTGATGATCGATAATGAATCAAACACTGCCGAAATAGAGCTTACAAATGATACTCTTGAGACATTCCAGGACGCTCAGATCAGCAAGATTCAGGTGAATGCACCTGTAGACCTCATACAGAACGTGACAGATGCTGAAGGAAACGAACTGGAGTTCACAGAGATAGAGATAAACGAAACGAATGAGATGCCATTCGGAGAGTTCCTCATAGTAATCACTGCAATGATGAGTGATGAAGTGGAACATGATTTCGGAGACTTCCAGACTGAGATCACAGTATCAGAAGCTGGAAATGCAACTGGTCCGATAACTATCACATATACAGATGAGTGGGACGGAACTATCCCAGTCAATGAGCAGGGCTATGCTATCGCAGCACTGATCGAGAACATTGGTGATGCCGGGGATGACAATGCATGGATAACCTGTGAGGCAGAAGGCATTACAACATGTTATCTGAATGTCGTCCAGCCAGAGAAGAGCCAGTATGAAGGCCAGCTGAATGCTACAATGCTCGTGAACAACCGGACTTCACCCTACTTCGCAAACATAGAACTGACAGATAATACTACGGAAGCTTTCCCGAATGCTTCAATCAGTAGCGTCATGATCAACGTGCCTGCAGACCAGATAAGCCATGTAAGCGATGAGAATGGCAACTGGACTGAAATAACAGACAACGAGACAGGCCAGACCATGTTCGTAAAAGAAGAGGACATGAACCAGACTGAGGACATGAACCAGACTGGTGAAACTGGAATTACCTCTATTGTCATCCACTTCGAAGACACATGGGATGGAGTGCTTCCGCCAAACAATGAAGGTTATGTCATTGCAGTGGATATCCAGAACATCGGGGAAATGAGTGACGACAATGCATGGATAACCCTTGGATTCTGTGAAGCATCTGAAGCCACAGAGGAAATGAATATTGTCGAAACGGCAACCGAGGCAGGTTCATTTACAACTCTGGTCATGGCCCTGGAGGAAGCAAACCTTACTGAGACGCTGAGTGGAGAGGGACCTTTCACCGTATTTGCTCCAACAGATGAGGCCTTTGAAGCACTTCCCGAGGGTACACTGGATGAACTACTACAGGATGAAGAAGCTCTGACTGCTGTCTTGACATACCATGTAGTTTCAGGAGAGTACACGGCCAGTGACATAGCGGACATGGAATCCTTGCCAACGGTACAGGGTGAAGATATCAATGTTACAGTAGAAGACGAGAATGTCATGGTAAATGATGCCAATGTAACAACAACAGATATTGAAACCAGTAACGGCATAATACATGTAATTGACTCCGTGATGCTGCCACCTTCAATGTTTGAAGGAACAAATGAGACCGAAACAGAAGACATGGAAGCTGTTGAGGAAACAGAGGATATGGACGAAACAGAGGATAATGAAACAGAAGAAAACACTATAACAGAAGTAATTACAACTTAA
- the pheS gene encoding phenylalanyl-tRNA synthetase subunit alpha yields MKSRYNLTSNEKTLLISLEKLKKATPGELAQNAGMKTETAMQAAFLLEENGLARVDESIIETYELTDEGQKYASEGLPERKVIDAISEPIPMQELKQRFSPDVAGIATGWLRRKGWANIENGVVVPTGNAGKGEDEHVLERFEGQARTIEELGTNTGIVAELLKRKLVTKKEDKHRSVSITAEGLEVAASGIVIEEEIAQITSEMLKSGQWKDMKFRPYNIHTQPRAIYGAKSHPYQRLIDQMRRIFLDMGFTEIKGEVVQSSFWNFDSLFQPQDHPAREMQDTFHLSSTSELPAEYTDNVCAMHEYGGDTDSTGWGGTWSEEVACKNVLRTHTTALTIKYLADNPNPPVKAFSIDRAYRRETIDPTHTPEFEQLEGVVMDKDMSFANLLGCLKEFYHRMGFEDVRFRPGYFPYTEPSVEPEVYVEGLGWVELGGAGVFRKEVTQPLGIKYPVLAWGLGVSRLAMLKLGLKDLRLLYQSDIEWLRNSEICQL; encoded by the coding sequence ATGAAATCCCGTTATAACCTTACATCTAATGAGAAGACCTTGCTAATCTCACTTGAAAAATTGAAGAAGGCAACTCCGGGAGAGCTTGCGCAAAATGCAGGAATGAAAACAGAGACTGCGATGCAGGCAGCTTTCCTGCTGGAAGAGAACGGCCTTGCACGAGTGGATGAAAGTATCATAGAGACCTATGAGCTCACCGATGAGGGACAGAAGTATGCTTCCGAAGGGCTTCCCGAAAGGAAGGTAATTGATGCTATCTCTGAGCCGATACCAATGCAGGAACTCAAACAGAGATTCTCTCCGGATGTAGCCGGCATAGCTACTGGCTGGCTGCGCCGCAAAGGATGGGCCAACATAGAGAATGGAGTGGTCGTGCCTACCGGTAATGCCGGGAAGGGAGAGGATGAACATGTGCTGGAGAGATTTGAGGGTCAGGCAAGAACTATTGAGGAACTGGGAACAAACACAGGAATTGTTGCCGAGCTGCTCAAACGTAAGCTTGTGACCAAAAAAGAAGATAAACACCGTTCTGTTAGTATCACCGCCGAGGGTCTTGAAGTGGCTGCCTCCGGAATCGTAATCGAAGAAGAGATCGCTCAGATCACTTCAGAGATGCTCAAGAGCGGACAATGGAAGGATATGAAGTTCAGGCCTTACAATATCCACACTCAGCCAAGGGCCATATACGGTGCGAAATCCCATCCATACCAGCGCCTGATAGACCAGATGAGACGGATCTTCTTGGATATGGGATTCACTGAGATCAAGGGAGAGGTCGTGCAGAGTTCGTTCTGGAATTTCGATTCATTGTTCCAGCCTCAGGACCACCCTGCAAGGGAAATGCAGGACACTTTCCACCTTTCCAGTACTTCGGAACTACCAGCGGAATATACGGATAATGTCTGTGCCATGCACGAATATGGCGGAGATACCGATTCAACCGGCTGGGGAGGCACCTGGAGCGAAGAAGTAGCCTGCAAGAACGTGCTCAGGACACACACTACGGCGCTAACCATCAAGTATCTCGCAGACAACCCAAACCCTCCCGTGAAAGCATTCTCCATTGACAGGGCATACCGCCGCGAGACCATAGATCCAACCCATACACCCGAGTTCGAGCAGCTGGAAGGGGTCGTTATGGATAAAGACATGTCTTTTGCCAATCTGCTGGGATGCCTGAAGGAGTTCTATCACAGGATGGGATTTGAGGATGTGCGCTTCAGGCCCGGTTACTTCCCATACACAGAACCCAGTGTCGAGCCGGAAGTATATGTCGAAGGGCTTGGCTGGGTAGAACTTGGGGGAGCAGGCGTGTTCAGGAAAGAAGTTACACAGCCCTTGGGAATCAAGTACCCGGTACTTGCATGGGGACTTGGCGTAAGCCGCCTGGCCATGCTGAAGCTGGGGCTTAAGGATCTGCGCCTTCTGTACCAGTCCGATATAGAATGGCTGCGCAACAGTGAGATATGCCAGCTCTGA
- a CDS encoding tryptophanyl-tRNA synthetase: MNMKIDPWSALIIEDYSKLFEEFGILPFDNVLPEIPNPHRYMRRKVIFGHRDYDMIADAMNNNKPFSVMSGFMPSGKIHLGHKMVMEEIIWHQQQGADAFVGIADREAHAVRGISWERCRDIGIEEYIISLIALGFEPRGHIYFQSDSQQVKDLAFELGSKANFSELSAIYGFTGETSVSHMLSAVTQSADILHPQLEEYGGPKPTVIPVGADQDPHIRLTRGLGNKMNMLKIERRKDKEGNGYFSIRSKTASQESMKELQERIPGRTKLFEGHLDVQDCDNFDELLRIVREVELKSGGYAFVPPCSTYHRFMSGLQGGKMSSSVPESYISLTEDPKEAAKKVKRAKTGGRMTLEEQKKLGGEPGKCSVYELLMFHLVEDEEELALIYSECVGGQKVCGNCKALAAERMEKFLREHQELREHAKDRLEEYGLKRK, encoded by the coding sequence ATGAATATGAAGATCGACCCCTGGAGTGCATTGATCATAGAAGATTATTCCAAGCTATTTGAAGAGTTTGGGATATTACCTTTTGATAATGTGCTTCCGGAGATACCGAATCCGCACAGGTACATGCGCAGGAAGGTCATTTTCGGCCATCGTGACTACGACATGATAGCCGATGCAATGAATAACAATAAACCATTCTCCGTTATGAGCGGATTCATGCCCTCCGGCAAGATACACCTTGGACACAAGATGGTGATGGAAGAGATCATCTGGCACCAGCAGCAGGGCGCCGATGCTTTTGTCGGTATCGCAGACAGGGAAGCACATGCTGTCAGGGGTATCTCATGGGAAAGGTGCAGGGACATCGGTATCGAAGAATATATAATAAGCCTCATTGCCCTTGGTTTTGAACCGAGGGGGCATATCTACTTCCAGTCAGACTCGCAGCAGGTGAAGGACCTGGCTTTTGAGCTTGGGTCAAAGGCGAATTTCTCTGAACTGAGCGCTATCTATGGGTTCACGGGGGAGACCAGCGTGTCCCATATGCTCAGTGCCGTGACCCAGAGTGCCGATATACTGCACCCGCAGCTTGAAGAATACGGCGGGCCAAAGCCCACAGTCATACCAGTGGGTGCGGACCAGGACCCGCATATTCGCCTCACAAGAGGGCTGGGCAATAAAATGAACATGCTCAAGATAGAGAGGCGCAAGGACAAAGAGGGCAACGGCTACTTCAGCATACGGAGCAAAACTGCATCCCAGGAATCTATGAAAGAGCTTCAGGAGCGTATCCCAGGCAGGACTAAACTGTTCGAAGGGCACCTGGACGTTCAGGACTGCGATAACTTTGATGAGTTGCTCAGGATCGTACGGGAAGTGGAGCTTAAGTCAGGAGGGTATGCGTTCGTTCCCCCATGCTCTACTTACCACAGGTTCATGTCAGGACTGCAGGGCGGGAAAATGTCAAGCAGTGTTCCTGAAAGTTATATCTCACTAACAGAAGATCCAAAGGAAGCCGCAAAGAAGGTAAAGAGGGCAAAGACTGGCGGCAGGATGACACTTGAGGAGCAAAAGAAGCTCGGCGGCGAGCCTGGGAAGTGTTCTGTCTACGAACTGCTGATGTTCCATCTTGTTGAGGATGAAGAGGAACTTGCGTTGATATACAGCGAATGCGTGGGCGGACAAAAGGTGTGTGGCAACTGCAAGGCCCTTGCTGCGGAGAGGATGGAAAAGTTCCTCAGGGAACATCAGGAGCTACGCGAGCATGCAAAGGACAGGCTTGAAGAATATGGTTTAAAGAGAAAATGA